The Plasmodium relictum strain SGS1 genome assembly, chromosome: 8 DNA window caattaaaaaataatttgagAAACAATACAAAAATTGATTCAGAAAATAATGGTGAgttaatttcaaaaaaagatTCTAATAGTTATTTACAGGATGTATCAGAAACAAATACACTTCCGAATTCAACAATAAAGTTAAAAgaatttgataaaaaaaataaagaatttttagaGAATTTTATAGTAGATATAAAAACTGAAATtgtagaaaaattaaaatgtttCAAAATTCAAGaagtaataaatattttatttgtatcactaaatagaaattttataattaataacaaatactttaattttcttaataaatatagaataaaaattgaagattacattaatatttatataaaaacagGTAAATGTGATGAGGAAgcaaattataattatattctaAAAATTGAAAAGACATATGAAGACGAAAggtttattaatatattagtagatgaaattatatatagaaatgaTTGTTTAAGcttaaaacatattattttattactttatttattaagaaaatctaattttatatttgtacaatttgaaaaaataatactaaaaaggttaatatgcatagaaaaagaattaaataaaaatgaaataatgtTCCTAtatcaatatatatttttgagaACTTGTTTATTTagtgaattaaaaaaatattccttAAAAATTCATGAAAaggataaaaatttttatatacacGATTCAAAGAAaagttttataaataatgatcCTAGCAATGATAATGATTTTTGCAATAACAAAAATGATACAGAAAATGATATGTATATGCATGAcgacattttttatttagagaaaaaaagaaacagagataaaaataaaatatatttatatgacaactttatttttagatATTATGCACGAGCagtgaataataaaaaggattTTCAGGATCagataaatatgaaatattttattgatttaaaaaaaaatgtaaaaaaagaaaaaggagatgaaatattattaaaaaatagaaaattaataaacaatgaaaaaaatgatgaattaattttatgtaaaacaaaaaattacaaCAAAATTAATGACTTAGATTcttgtaaaaaaattttgaaaaatgataattatgaatatatatacgaAATTAGttgttttaatttatatttagatatatataaaattttatgcttaaaattattaagcCCTTTacgaaatgaaaaattatcaaGTTCATACATTATAGATATATTAtgtatttatgaaaaattaaatataaggGATTATAGAATTATAAGATAtttgtataatttaaaaaaggaaattatatatttagataataactacttattaaaaattattaatgtgattgtaaattttaatttatataacatGCTAATATACCTAAATATAGACAAAGTTATTAAGTTTATGAATTTCAACTCATTAGATGAATGTATAGAAGTTTTGAAATTAGTAAGTATGGCCATTTCTTTTAAAGGAGGTTTTTATAAGTTTCGTTCTTTAagtatagaaaatataataaattatattttaaaaaatttgaataaattaaaaaattttgatgaattagaaaaaattcaaataactaatgcatataataatttaccaattaaattctataaattatttaaaaatgtaaatttcTTGAATTCTTTAAAAGAATCACGAGATAATGATAAAtttgaagaaaaagataacATTATATTATCCGAAGGAAACATTAAAAGTTTACATATTTATAACGTAGATGATatcaatttaaataaaatgaaaaattcatattttataaaacaaaatatgaATCATTATTCATATGCATATGAATATAGAAATGTAAGcgatgaaatatataaagattttTTACTAATGTATAAgaatatagaaatatataaaaacataaatatatgcaATTTTGTATTCCCTTTAGCTCTTAATTTATTAACATTAAATGATAACAATATATGTTATGATTTATATAActcatataaaaatgattataaGAAAAGTAATAAAGTAGTAGAATtgaataaaaagaattttctGATTGttgatattttatataactatgattttttttattctttgaATGAAACAAAggaaaacaaattaaaagaaaaaaatatttatatatcatACTACAGTAGtcataaaaacaaatataataaaaaaatcgtaaattttaaaaaatatactatattgagattaattaaaaaaggaGGATACAACTACATCTGCATCGATGCCAAAacctatataaaaaataaaaaaaaaagcagggaaaatgatataaataaacagtatataaataatttaatattaaacttattgaaaagaaaaaaggatAGTAGGTATATAAAAGAGGAGAAACAAATTAAAGCTAcaaaaaatcataaaatattatgttttcatttgaaaaacaaaacaaataaaatattaaacatTAAACATTATAAATGCAAaattagaaattttttttacgaaaagaataagaaaaattggaaaaaatatattatggaAAAGAATTTATCAGCTAGTggtaaaagagaaaaaattaaagaaaaaaccAAACCTACTTCAAATCATTTGACAAAGTTAAGAAGTATGTTTCAATTGacataaattctttttttttccaagTTTGGAATTTTTTcacacatttttttttttattaatagaaaattattGGCAAGTCTTTAAAAACTAACTTTaagtttattaattaaaaaaaaatacattcaTATATGATCCTTTTAAGATTGTATAAATAGAGGATGTTTTAAAGTTTTAGATTAGTTTTTGTAAACTTATTTATCTTACAGAAttagttatttttaaaaaaaaaattatgatttcaaacattttaatttgttattaaaaaattataaattcgaagatataaaaatattaaacaaGGGTTcctaaaaaaagagaaaaatatatttatatggaCAAATCCTTTTAATTGgcataattaaatttttatttgaaagtTAACtagtatattttataaaatatattttatatattataattttaaataatactgTCTTTCCTAATTACAActgtataaattttaattttataaaaattaacaaaaaattaaaaaacaatttttatatataacataaatattaaagGGCATATCTTTTATAATGCTggaattttccttttttttttttaattttgttttattattatgaaaaaacgGATAATAttcaagtatatatataattaagattataaaaaaaaaaaagaaaattttaattttttatatttttaatagattttttttaattttgcaaagatattatttatatatgaacaaaaaaaaatataaatataaataatatccATTTTAAGGATATATAACCCTTTCTTTAAATAACTTATCATTGAAATGGCTTcgtatattttataatttttactttttattaagCTATTgttatctaatttttttgaaatacttgaattttttaaatataaaagtgtTTTTAAGACTTTATAATCAGCAATAAGCTGCTTTgtttcatcttttttatctacttttaaattatctaaAAATGAATGAAACTTCTCAAAGAATTCAATATACCGCTTTTTAAGCTTTTTAGATGACAAAATATAagttttgttttttatgCAAACCttttttactatttctttttttttttttaaaattctatTGACCTTTTCTTCGCTGAACACGcagttctttttttttttgattaagTTTGAttctttttcaaaattataatttgggagaaaattataaatgtctttataaatatatttatgtaaattgcgatttaaatattttaaatattcttttctGTTGCAAATGTGTGTGAAATTGCTTCTATCTTCTAACTtgttacataaaaatttttttttaaaaatttttacacttttttttttattcatacaATTTATCTTATTGATAATTCtacaatatattttattaaaaataaaattactttCAAAAGaatgtaataataaaatgtttttttgaaaaaattcattataattaggttcatttattatattgaaataattttttttatatctattataatttttattcatatttataatagTTTTTCTcaactttttaaatatcaTTCTGATTTTCcgttttctttttatatgtttctctttaataatactaaatttcaaataataatcttttttaataatattaaaatatgtataatcGATTAATTCATTCTTCTCATTTactgttatttttttttttttcactctTTTATTACTTGTTCCATTTTTATGTaagttatttaatattatgaaaatgaGGAAATTGTGTTTAgctaaaaataattcattcaTTAAGTTAATGCATAAATTTTCTagcattttaaataaaaaatatatatattttttgattatttaaaatataatttgatagaatgcatatatttttatataataatttatttttataaagtttcttgaaaagttatttttgattttttattaaccaaacagaaagtaaaaaaaaatatatatatatatatgtttgtatcttaattttgataattcaatttttttgaaaagtcattttttccttttttttataatttattaaaaattttataatgatGAATTCTTAAATGCATGAACATTAATGTTACTGTGTAGAAATCATCAcagttaataataaaaaaaaaaaaaaattatgtaacaCAGAAAAtcttaaagaaaaaaaaagagatttttttttatttttagcatatattttttatacaaattatattcattatctttatttaaaaaatgattacTTATTCAGAATATCTAGATGTGTATGTTAGAGATTTTAACATTTATatgcaaaaaataaaaaattcaattttttttattaaaagtttgaactaaaaaaaaaaaaaatagaaaaaaaaaatttagagatagaataaatatatacatatatattaatactcttatttttttaaaaaatatttcagaTCAAGAAGATTACAAAAACactaaagaatatattttagaaGCTGAAAAatgtgtatatattttttttaatggaaatgaaaatttcttctttttatatgttcatatatattttttgctttttcttttcttttttttttttaatataattatttttattaatcttaatattttgaaatacaCTTTTTAgaacttttaattttttttctttttatttttcatattttatttaatcaGATAAAACAAATACTAATTGAACTAAATAGTTTACCTAAAGGATcacataaaatttttgaagATGTATAActatttataaatgaaattattccttctttaaaaaaaatattatattcttttttttacttcatagatacataaatataatttggaattaaagaaatataaaaatattttagaaaaaatgagTGACTCTGATGAAATTgtattacataaaaaaaaaaaaaaaaaaagatagaaaaagacttaatatatttttttttttttttagagtGACAACATACATAAtgaaattacaaaaaaatatattgaagGATCAAAATTTCTAATAG harbors:
- a CDS encoding vesicle transport v-SNARE protein, putative, with amino-acid sequence MITYSEYLDVYVRDFNIYMQKIKNSIFFIKNQEDYKNTKEYILEAEKCIKQILIELNSLPKGSHKIFEDIHKYNLELKKYKNILEKMSDSDEISDNIHNEITKKYIEGSKFLIDSEKRAQDVEDMGYTIMNELNSQRSAILRTKHYTDETRQEQNRVKRILISIYKNRLLYKCLLILIIILLVIANIGVIIYKVK